GACGGCGGATGGTGACCGCGCGCATCACGCTGGCACCCATCATGAGAAACGCTGCGGGGAGGGCGATCATGGCTACCCAGTTGAATCCCGGCCACGGCGTTCCGCCGGCCCACTTGCTGATCAAGACCACAATGAGTGCAATCAGGGCCAGCACGGCCAACGCCATCGCGGTGTAGTTGAAAATTTGCCAGGTGCGGCCGACGGTCTGTGGTGCGGAATAGTGCGGGCTCATGTCCATAACGCTAACAGCGGACAGGAACAGGGCAAAGCCACAGTAATTTCATCGACGCGGTAATCTAGACACTAGTAGAGCTGTACCACCTGTCACTGCAGGGATCGCCCGCCAGATTCCCGCCCTCCATACCCGGGCGCAAGGAAACAGCGCAGAGCAACCGCACCGGCACGGAAAGCAGCTTACGACTTTCGACTTTTAAGGGGTAAAGCAAGTGCCTATCGGCAAAGTGAAGTGGTACGACAACGAAAAAGGCTTCGGCATCATCGCAGCCGACGACGGCCGTGAAGTATTCCTGCGCGCCAACGCCCTGCCCGCTGACGCAGGTGACATCAAGCCCGGCATGCGCCTGGAATTCGGTGTCGCCGACGGACGCAAGGGCGCCCAGGCCATGGCGGCCAAGATTCTTGACCGCAGTGCATCGGTTGTCAAGGCCAAGCGGATGCCCGCCCGTGACTTGGCCCCTATTGTGCAGGACCTTGTGTCCCTGCTGGAGCATTCTGTGGGAACCCTGACCAACGGCAAATATCCTGACGGTGACGCGAGCAAAATTGCCGCAGCGCTGCGCAAGGTAGCCGACAACTTTGACGCGTAACGGTGCCCACCATGACTGAACTGCCCGGCGACACAGCCGCCCCTTCCAGCGATGCCGCAATGTCACGACATGGTGTTCCGGTGTGGCGGGTGGGCAAGCCTGACGCCTTCCTGGCCGCCGACGTGGCGACAGCCCGTGAGGCCATCCGGAGCATTGCCGGCGATGCCGAGATTGGTGAGCACCTGGGTGCCCGCAGCGAGGGTGTCCGGTGCGTGACGCACCTGTTCGAGTCGAAGAAGCAAGGGTACGGCGGTTGGGTGTGGTTTGCCTCGCTGGCCCGTGTTTCCCGCGGCAAGGACTCAACCGTCAACGAGGTGGGCATGCTTCCCACCGACGATTCTGTGCTGGCTCCGCCGTGGGTTCCGTGGGCCGAACGGGTCCGCCCGGAGGACCAGGAAGCCGCAGCCGCTGCCGAGGCGGCCGCTGAGCAGGCGCGTGCAGGCCATGCCGGTGCGGGTGCTGCTGAAGACGATCACGACGGCGCAGAGGATGACAGTGCCGGGCACGACGACGCTGAGCACGACGACGCGGACGATGCCAGCGATGCTGACGGCGACGCATCCGATGACTATGCATCCGATGACGACGGATCCGCAACAGAATAACGGCACCAACCAGTTCAGGCCGCCTCCACACTGTGGAAGCGGCCTGAACTGGTTAAAAACGGGTTCGTGAACCTTAGATGTTTTCGATCACGTAGTCGATGCACTTGATCAGTGCGCTGACGTCTTCGGGATCAATGGCAACAAACGTCGCGATGCGCAGCTGGTTGCGGCCGAGCTTGCGGTACGGCTCGGTGTCCACAATGCCATTGGCGCGCAGCACCTTGGCCACGGCGGCTGCATCCACCGACTCGTTGAAGTCAATGGTGACAATGACGTTGGAACGGTCATCCGGGTTGATCACAAAGGGACTTGCGACGGCGGATTCCTCGGCCCAGGTGTACAGGCGGCCGGCGGAGTCGGCGGTGCGAGCGGAGGCAAAATCGATGCCGCCGTTGCTGTTGAGCCACTGGACCTGGTTGTTCATGGTGACAAGGGTGGAGAGCGCAGGCGTGTTGTACGTCTGGTTCAACAGGGAGTTGTCAATGGCAGTGTTCAGGTTCAGGAAGTCGGGCACCCAGCGGTTGGAGGCACCAATGCGCCTGGCCCGCTCAATCGCAGCGGGAGAGAACAGCCCAAACCAGAGTCCGCCGTCGGACGCGAAATTCTTTTGCGGGGCGAAGTAGTACACATCGCTTTCACGCACATCCACGGCCAGGCCGCCAGCGGACGAGGTGGCATCGACCAGGACGAGGGCGCCCTCATCGGCACCGGCCACGCGCTTCACGGGAGCGGCGACGCCGGTGGAGGTCTCATTCTGCGGCCAGGCATAGGTGTCCACGCCGGCCTCGGCAACAGGCAGCGGGCGGGTGCCGGGCTCGGCCGTGATGATGGAGGAGGCGGCCAGGAACGGTGCGTTGTTGGTGGCGGAGGCAAACTTGGAGCCAAACTCGCCGAAGGACAGGTGTTGGGCTTTGTTCTCCACCAGGCCAAACGCTGCAACGTCCCAGAAAGCGGTGGAGCCGCCAACGCCGAGGATGACCTCGTAGTCGTCGGGGGCGTTGAAGAACTGCTTCAGGCCGCTGCGGACCTCTCCCACGAGGTTCTTAACGGGAGCTTGGCGGTGGGAAGTGCCCAAAAGTGAAGCGCCTGCTTTGGAAAGCGCCGCAACCTGCTCGGGACGGACCTTGGAGGGGCCGGCACCAAAGCGGCCGTCGACCGGGCGCAGGTTGGCGGGAATGGTGAGG
This genomic interval from Arthrobacter sp. PAMC 25486 contains the following:
- a CDS encoding cold-shock protein, giving the protein MPIGKVKWYDNEKGFGIIAADDGREVFLRANALPADAGDIKPGMRLEFGVADGRKGAQAMAAKILDRSASVVKAKRMPARDLAPIVQDLVSLLEHSVGTLTNGKYPDGDASKIAAALRKVADNFDA
- a CDS encoding DUF3027 domain-containing protein, with protein sequence MTELPGDTAAPSSDAAMSRHGVPVWRVGKPDAFLAADVATAREAIRSIAGDAEIGEHLGARSEGVRCVTHLFESKKQGYGGWVWFASLARVSRGKDSTVNEVGMLPTDDSVLAPPWVPWAERVRPEDQEAAAAAEAAAEQARAGHAGAGAAEDDHDGAEDDSAGHDDAEHDDADDASDADGDASDDYASDDDGSATE
- the serC gene encoding phosphoserine transaminase, whose product is MSEPTPLTIPANLRPVDGRFGAGPSKVRPEQVAALSKAGASLLGTSHRQAPVKNLVGEVRSGLKQFFNAPDDYEVILGVGGSTAFWDVAAFGLVENKAQHLSFGEFGSKFASATNNAPFLAASSIITAEPGTRPLPVAEAGVDTYAWPQNETSTGVAAPVKRVAGADEGALVLVDATSSAGGLAVDVRESDVYYFAPQKNFASDGGLWFGLFSPAAIERARRIGASNRWVPDFLNLNTAIDNSLLNQTYNTPALSTLVTMNNQVQWLNSNGGIDFASARTADSAGRLYTWAEESAVASPFVINPDDRSNVIVTIDFNESVDAAAVAKVLRANGIVDTEPYRKLGRNQLRIATFVAIDPEDVSALIKCIDYVIENI